A stretch of Chitinophaga caeni DNA encodes these proteins:
- a CDS encoding NUDIX domain-containing protein: protein MACFNVRVYGIMINEQKQVLVSDEFIRGGYYTKFPGGGLEFGEGTLECIVREWQEELAQEIKVVEHIYTTDFFQISAFDNTSQILSIYYLVKPTSAFTAPIIANPFDFEIPEGIEEVEGVRWIEWNDFSSEAVTLPIDKVVADLVKERY from the coding sequence ATGGCTTGTTTCAACGTAAGGGTTTACGGCATCATGATTAACGAGCAAAAACAAGTGCTGGTGAGTGATGAATTTATCCGCGGCGGTTATTATACCAAGTTTCCCGGCGGCGGGTTAGAATTTGGCGAAGGCACCTTGGAATGCATCGTCCGTGAATGGCAAGAGGAATTAGCACAAGAAATAAAGGTAGTTGAACATATTTACACAACAGATTTCTTCCAAATATCCGCATTTGACAATACCTCCCAGATTTTGTCCATCTATTATTTAGTAAAACCCACTTCTGCATTTACCGCTCCTATTATTGCCAACCCGTTTGACTTTGAAATACCCGAAGGCATCGAGGAAGTAGAAGGTGTAAGATGGATCGAATGGAATGATTTTTCATCGGAAGCGGTTACTTTACCTATTGATAAAGTGGTTGCCGATTTGGTAAAGGAAAGGTATTAG
- a CDS encoding queuosine precursor transporter, with protein MIHKIVNDKATKLFIFFACFFVANALIAEAIGGKIFSLEKMLGLKVHTFTIFGESNLSFNLTCGVLLWPLEFVMTDIVNEFYGPKAVRRISYIAVALISYAFLMFYLAISTPPADWWITSSEDPSVPNLQSSFSFIFGQGMWIIFGSLVAFLVSQIVDVTVFHKIKKVTGEKYVWLRATGSTVISQLVDSFIVLFIAFKIGRGWSWQTVLAICVVNYTYKFFMALIMTPVIYFVEHRIVKYLGPEKAMAMKRAAMGKPGE; from the coding sequence ATGATACATAAGATTGTTAATGATAAAGCAACCAAGCTCTTTATCTTCTTCGCTTGTTTTTTTGTTGCCAATGCTTTAATTGCTGAAGCTATCGGGGGCAAAATTTTCTCGCTGGAAAAAATGCTGGGCCTAAAAGTTCATACTTTCACCATCTTCGGGGAATCTAACCTTTCTTTCAATCTCACTTGTGGCGTATTATTATGGCCCCTGGAATTTGTAATGACAGATATTGTGAATGAATTTTATGGGCCCAAGGCTGTAAGAAGAATTTCTTATATCGCTGTAGCATTAATCAGCTATGCCTTCTTGATGTTTTACCTCGCTATATCAACGCCACCGGCCGATTGGTGGATCACCAGTAGCGAAGATCCTTCCGTACCGAATTTACAAAGTTCATTCTCATTTATTTTCGGGCAAGGGATGTGGATTATATTCGGTAGCCTGGTAGCTTTCCTGGTGAGCCAGATCGTGGATGTTACCGTGTTCCATAAAATCAAGAAAGTGACGGGCGAGAAATATGTTTGGTTAAGGGCTACGGGTTCTACGGTAATATCACAATTGGTTGATAGTTTTATCGTGTTGTTCATCGCTTTTAAGATCGGTAGGGGATGGTCATGGCAAACGGTATTAGCCATTTGCGTGGTGAATTATACGTATAAATTTTTCATGGCTTTAATCATGACGCCGGTAATTTATTTCGTGGAACATAGGATAGTGAAATACCTGGGACCTGAAAAAGCAATGGCCATGAAGCGGGCCGCTATGGGGAAACCCGGGGAGTAG